One window of the Sphaerochaeta associata genome contains the following:
- the purF gene encoding amidophosphoribosyltransferase — protein sequence MGGLKEECGLFGISSAHKEHIGLGCHYGLYALQHRGQEGCGIALNTDGELSLQKDLGLVNEVFPKALVFDEEKTRMAIVHTRYGTSGERSRENVQPLLVRHHAGSMAIAHNGNLTNDESLRSQFERDGCLFHTTSDTEVIAYLIYKHRLTTHTIAEAIEKAMAELEGAYSLLIMTSSQLIAVRDPRGFRPLCLGKLEDGYVFASESCALDAVGASFVRDLQPGEICIVDRADQRLTSSIVHTNKVKSSLCVFELIYFARPDSVIDTISVHQARIRSGSFLALEHPCQADVVIGVPDSGIDAAIGYSRQSGIPYGIGFIKNKYIGRTFIQPKAGDRESGVRIKLNPIASTVRGKRVVLIDDSIVRGTTSKRIVRLLREAGAKEVHLRSSAPPFLHPCYYGTDINSRKDLLACKYDMQQMKTILDVDSLGFLLPEQVVKLSDHPCIGFCSACFTGVYPGAVPQGGNNAQ from the coding sequence GTGGGCGGCCTCAAGGAGGAGTGCGGACTGTTCGGCATCAGTTCGGCACACAAGGAGCACATAGGCCTTGGCTGTCACTACGGTCTGTATGCCTTGCAGCACCGTGGTCAGGAAGGGTGCGGCATTGCACTGAACACCGACGGTGAGTTGTCGTTGCAGAAAGATTTGGGTCTGGTGAATGAAGTCTTTCCCAAAGCCTTGGTCTTTGATGAGGAGAAGACCCGGATGGCCATCGTCCATACCCGCTACGGGACGAGCGGGGAGCGGTCGCGGGAGAACGTACAGCCGCTGCTGGTCCGCCACCATGCAGGGAGCATGGCGATCGCCCACAATGGGAATCTGACCAACGACGAGTCGCTGCGTTCGCAGTTCGAGCGGGACGGCTGCCTGTTTCACACCACCAGCGACACCGAAGTCATCGCATATCTCATTTACAAGCACCGTTTGACTACACACACCATCGCAGAGGCGATTGAAAAAGCGATGGCTGAATTGGAAGGGGCCTATTCACTGTTGATCATGACCTCCTCCCAACTTATTGCAGTACGCGATCCCCGGGGTTTCAGGCCGCTGTGTCTGGGAAAACTGGAGGATGGGTATGTGTTTGCCAGCGAGAGCTGCGCCCTCGATGCGGTGGGAGCCTCCTTTGTCCGGGACCTTCAGCCCGGTGAGATTTGCATCGTCGACCGGGCGGACCAGCGCCTGACCAGTTCGATTGTGCATACGAACAAGGTCAAGAGCAGCCTGTGCGTCTTTGAGTTGATTTATTTCGCCCGCCCCGACAGCGTGATCGATACGATCAGCGTGCATCAGGCGCGTATCAGAAGCGGATCTTTTTTGGCCTTGGAACACCCCTGTCAGGCGGATGTGGTGATCGGGGTTCCCGACAGCGGCATCGACGCAGCCATCGGCTACTCACGTCAGTCGGGCATTCCCTACGGTATCGGCTTCATCAAGAACAAATACATCGGCCGTACCTTCATCCAGCCGAAGGCGGGGGACAGGGAGAGCGGGGTGCGCATCAAGCTCAACCCCATCGCCTCCACGGTCAGGGGAAAGCGGGTGGTGCTCATCGACGACTCCATCGTCAGGGGGACCACCAGCAAGCGCATCGTCCGACTGCTTCGGGAGGCGGGGGCGAAGGAAGTTCACCTTCGTTCCTCGGCCCCTCCCTTTCTCCACCCCTGTTATTACGGCACGGACATCAATTCACGCAAGGATCTGCTTGCCTGTAAGTATGACATGCAACAGATGAAAACGATTCTTGACGTCGATTCACTGGGATTCCTGCTTCCCGAGCAGGTTGTCAAACTCAGCGACCATCCCTGCATCGGGTTTTGCAGTGCATGCTTCACCGGCGTGTATCCCGGTGCAGTACCCCAAGGAGGCAACAATGCACAATGA
- a CDS encoding phosphoribosylaminoimidazolecarboxamide formyltransferase has translation MDCIELKYGCNPNQRMASICVEEGRLPLTVLNGRAGYINLLDALNGWQLVRSLSKATGYASAASFKHVSPAGAAVGLPLDEAERQMYFIGEKTELSDLAVAYVRARGADRMSSFGDFISLSCECDLSTAQIIKSEVSDGVIAPSYSKEALEVLKKKKGGAYTILQIDEDYEPPLQETRSVFGITFKQMRNTQILDLSVLTPIVTANRNLPPEAELDLLVALNTLKYTQSNSVCYAKRGQTIGVGAGQQSRIHCTRLAGEKADMWQLRQSGRVLSLPFLPNLSRNDKDNAVELFLRSETAQCKRFLTTDVSAMTEDERRSFLAQVSGVSLASDAFFPFRDNIDRAARSGVSYIAQSGGSLRDEEVIQACNEYGMVMVANGIRLFHH, from the coding sequence ATGGATTGTATTGAGCTGAAGTATGGATGCAACCCCAATCAACGGATGGCGAGCATCTGTGTCGAGGAGGGCAGGCTGCCTCTGACCGTACTCAACGGGAGGGCGGGGTACATCAATTTATTGGATGCCCTCAACGGCTGGCAGCTGGTCCGCTCCCTTTCCAAGGCCACCGGATATGCAAGTGCAGCTTCTTTCAAGCATGTCAGCCCTGCAGGTGCAGCGGTTGGTCTGCCTCTTGATGAGGCTGAGCGGCAAATGTACTTCATTGGGGAGAAGACCGAACTCAGTGACTTGGCCGTCGCTTATGTGCGGGCCCGGGGTGCCGACCGCATGTCCAGTTTCGGTGATTTCATCAGCCTCAGCTGTGAGTGCGACCTCTCAACCGCCCAGATCATCAAGAGCGAGGTCTCCGACGGAGTCATCGCCCCATCCTACAGCAAGGAAGCCTTGGAGGTGTTGAAAAAGAAGAAGGGCGGGGCCTATACCATCCTGCAAATCGATGAGGATTATGAACCGCCGCTGCAAGAAACACGGTCGGTATTCGGCATTACTTTCAAGCAGATGCGCAATACCCAAATCCTGGACCTTTCGGTTCTTACGCCCATTGTAACCGCGAATCGGAACCTTCCTCCTGAAGCTGAATTGGATTTGCTGGTAGCCCTCAATACGCTCAAGTACACCCAGTCCAACTCGGTCTGTTATGCCAAACGCGGCCAGACCATCGGGGTGGGGGCGGGACAACAGTCCAGGATTCACTGCACGCGCCTGGCCGGCGAGAAAGCCGACATGTGGCAGCTCAGGCAGAGCGGGAGGGTTCTTTCGCTTCCATTCCTGCCGAACCTGAGCCGCAACGACAAGGATAATGCCGTTGAGCTTTTTTTGCGCTCCGAGACAGCGCAATGCAAACGGTTCCTTACCACCGATGTTTCTGCCATGACCGAGGATGAGAGGCGATCTTTCCTCGCACAGGTTTCAGGGGTGAGCCTGGCCAGTGACGCCTTCTTCCCTTTCCGTGACAACATCGATCGGGCGGCCCGAAGCGGTGTTTCCTATATTGCTCAGAGCGGGGGATCTCTTAGGGACGAGGAAGTGATCCAGGCCTGCAACGAGTACGGCATGGTCATGGTCGCCAACGGCATCCGCCTCTTCCACCACTAG
- a CDS encoding phosphoribosylformylglycinamidine synthase, with translation MVHRFWVRRKQGFRSAEEALAVSLTSVLGLKEPARLAICHRYDIEGMSDQEAAYVSRTVLSMVQRDAMLSELPACSWALGVEMLGGQFDQRADSTRMCIQLVYPHLLCTVRCATFYCFESEVSDEEKTRIRSYLINPVEAREASLCIPMHIGESSAAPAFPACLVGFSSRTDRMAILQEYSLAMDGDDLALVQRYFADKGRDPSLTELKVIDTYWSDHCRHTTFLTELDRVLIKDPEILSVFASFLDSHRLLAPHKPICLMEIATLAAKQLKKEGRLDKLEVSEEINACSVKVDVQTNEGVVPSLLLFKNETHNHPTEIEPFGGAATCIGGAIRDPLSSRAYVYQAMRISGSADPRAPISETLQGKLPQRVIAQRSALGYSSYGNQVGLATGLVEEIYHPNFIAKHLELGFVIGSARQAFVRRETPVEGDVIILVGGRTGRDGCGGATGSSKSHDVSSLESCAAEVQKGNAPEERKIQRLLRRAEVSSLIKRCNDFGAGGVSVAIGELAPGLVIDLDAIPTKYEGLDGTERAISESQERMAMVVAPLDVSAFLQYANEENLEATVVARVTGDPVLRMTCQGKVLVEIDRSLLDSNGAKKHATVEIPHYPRSEKRPSAQSVQAFEAMLSDLNVASKQALNQMFDSTIGCGTLLLPFGGKTMRSPIQAMAALIALPEVESSTASLAAWGYDPYVMESNPFEGAFLAVVHSLAKVVAAGGDWDQTYLTFQEYFGRPGDDPARWGVVASALLGAYKAQRLFGKAAIGGKDSMSGSFRQLDVPPTLVSFAVSVAPKDDVIGPEWKRAGSKLYLLQKEQERELPALFEQVGGLVRKKQVLSCWALGYGGIAEALSKMALGNDIGCKVTADIDLFCKRYGAFLVESDHELGPGSVCIGHTMEKAELCVPFGTWELEHIQQLLAAPLSSVYGNREEWESESTVPTLSYMKRARIRSRYPVAKPKVLLPVFFGTNCEYDAERAWNACNVSCETVVINTQSESEVRRSIVRLRDALRQAQILFLSGGFSAADEPDGSGKFIAAFLRNPLIQKEIVDLLEKRDGLVGGICNGFQALVQLGLLPHGRITTIGEHDPLLDYNRAGRHISTVVRTRVSSTLSPWFSEYEVGQVHRLPISHGEGRFTADADTLNALAEAGQIASQYVDEHNVAAPFSVDNPNGSLYAVEALSSVDGKVFGRMAHSERAVSELYRNAPVSADFGLFKGAANYVR, from the coding sequence ATGGTTCATCGATTCTGGGTACGACGCAAACAAGGATTTCGCAGTGCTGAAGAGGCATTGGCTGTTTCTCTGACCTCCGTTCTGGGACTCAAGGAACCTGCACGTTTGGCGATCTGCCACCGGTATGACATCGAGGGGATGAGCGATCAAGAGGCAGCATATGTTTCCCGTACCGTATTGAGTATGGTCCAGCGCGATGCCATGCTTTCCGAGCTTCCTGCATGTTCTTGGGCCTTGGGGGTGGAAATGCTCGGCGGTCAGTTCGATCAGCGTGCTGATTCTACCCGTATGTGCATCCAGCTGGTCTATCCGCACCTTCTCTGTACGGTTCGCTGTGCAACGTTCTATTGCTTCGAATCAGAGGTTTCGGACGAGGAGAAAACACGTATCCGATCCTATCTCATCAATCCCGTGGAAGCGAGGGAAGCCTCATTGTGCATACCCATGCATATAGGAGAGAGCTCTGCCGCTCCCGCTTTTCCCGCATGCTTGGTCGGTTTCTCCTCCCGGACCGACCGCATGGCAATACTGCAAGAGTACTCCCTGGCCATGGATGGTGACGACCTAGCGTTGGTGCAGCGCTATTTTGCCGACAAGGGCCGCGACCCCTCTCTGACGGAGTTGAAGGTGATAGACACCTACTGGTCGGACCACTGCCGGCATACCACGTTCTTGACCGAACTCGATCGGGTTCTCATCAAGGACCCCGAGATTCTCTCGGTGTTTGCCTCCTTCTTGGACTCTCATAGGTTGCTTGCCCCCCATAAACCGATTTGCTTGATGGAAATCGCCACCCTTGCTGCAAAGCAGCTGAAGAAGGAGGGAAGGCTTGACAAGCTGGAAGTCTCAGAGGAAATCAATGCCTGTTCCGTCAAGGTCGATGTGCAAACCAATGAGGGTGTGGTTCCCTCCCTGTTGTTGTTCAAGAATGAGACACACAATCATCCAACCGAGATCGAACCGTTCGGAGGAGCAGCCACCTGTATAGGAGGAGCGATTCGCGACCCCCTTTCCTCCCGTGCTTATGTGTATCAGGCAATGCGTATCAGCGGCAGTGCAGACCCTCGTGCCCCCATTTCTGAAACCCTGCAGGGAAAGCTGCCCCAGCGTGTCATCGCCCAACGCTCGGCCTTGGGCTACAGTTCTTATGGAAACCAGGTTGGTCTTGCCACCGGTCTTGTCGAGGAGATCTATCACCCGAACTTTATCGCCAAGCACCTTGAGCTCGGCTTTGTCATCGGTTCTGCTCGACAAGCTTTCGTGAGAAGAGAGACTCCCGTGGAAGGTGATGTGATCATCCTGGTCGGGGGAAGGACAGGCCGTGACGGCTGCGGTGGAGCCACCGGCTCCTCCAAAAGCCACGATGTTTCCTCGCTTGAGTCGTGCGCCGCCGAGGTACAGAAAGGCAACGCCCCCGAGGAGCGAAAGATCCAGCGGCTGCTCAGAAGAGCGGAGGTTTCGTCTCTGATCAAGCGATGCAACGACTTTGGAGCCGGCGGGGTGAGCGTGGCCATCGGCGAGCTCGCCCCCGGCCTGGTGATCGACCTCGATGCCATCCCTACCAAGTATGAAGGGCTGGACGGCACCGAGCGGGCAATCAGTGAAAGTCAGGAGCGAATGGCCATGGTGGTCGCCCCGCTCGATGTATCGGCCTTTCTACAGTATGCAAACGAGGAGAATCTGGAAGCAACGGTTGTAGCACGAGTGACGGGAGATCCTGTTCTGAGGATGACCTGTCAGGGTAAAGTCCTTGTTGAGATCGATCGATCCCTGCTCGATAGCAACGGAGCGAAGAAGCATGCAACGGTGGAGATTCCACACTATCCAAGAAGTGAGAAAAGGCCGTCAGCACAAAGCGTCCAAGCCTTTGAAGCCATGCTCTCCGATTTGAATGTCGCCAGCAAGCAGGCATTGAATCAGATGTTCGACAGCACCATCGGCTGTGGAACGCTGCTCCTGCCGTTCGGCGGGAAGACGATGCGCTCCCCCATTCAGGCGATGGCGGCCTTGATTGCCCTGCCGGAAGTGGAAAGCTCCACAGCCAGCCTTGCCGCCTGGGGGTATGATCCTTATGTTATGGAGTCAAATCCGTTTGAAGGAGCTTTTCTGGCTGTTGTTCACTCGCTTGCAAAAGTGGTGGCCGCCGGTGGTGATTGGGACCAGACCTATTTGACCTTCCAGGAGTACTTCGGGCGGCCGGGGGATGACCCGGCTCGTTGGGGCGTGGTTGCCTCGGCGCTTCTGGGTGCCTACAAGGCCCAAAGGCTTTTCGGCAAGGCCGCCATCGGAGGCAAGGATTCAATGAGCGGATCGTTTAGGCAACTGGATGTCCCCCCCACCTTGGTGAGCTTTGCCGTCTCGGTCGCACCCAAGGACGATGTTATCGGTCCCGAATGGAAGAGAGCCGGTTCCAAGCTCTATCTGCTGCAGAAAGAGCAGGAAAGAGAGCTTCCCGCCTTGTTTGAGCAGGTCGGTGGGTTGGTGAGGAAGAAACAGGTTCTCTCCTGCTGGGCATTGGGATACGGTGGGATTGCCGAGGCTCTTTCCAAGATGGCCTTGGGTAATGACATCGGCTGCAAGGTTACTGCCGACATCGATCTGTTCTGCAAGCGTTACGGTGCGTTCCTGGTTGAGAGTGATCACGAACTTGGTCCCGGTAGTGTTTGCATCGGCCATACCATGGAGAAAGCCGAACTTTGCGTGCCCTTTGGAACATGGGAGCTTGAGCACATTCAACAGCTGCTTGCAGCACCTCTTTCTTCGGTGTACGGCAACAGGGAGGAGTGGGAGTCTGAATCGACCGTTCCTACCTTGTCTTATATGAAGCGGGCGCGCATCCGCTCCCGTTACCCGGTTGCAAAGCCCAAGGTGCTGCTTCCGGTTTTTTTCGGTACCAACTGTGAGTATGATGCCGAGCGTGCCTGGAATGCCTGCAATGTCAGCTGCGAAACGGTTGTGATCAATACCCAGAGCGAAAGCGAGGTGAGACGAAGCATCGTGCGGCTGCGCGACGCCCTCCGACAGGCCCAGATTTTGTTTCTCAGCGGAGGGTTCTCTGCTGCCGACGAACCGGATGGGTCGGGCAAGTTCATCGCAGCCTTCTTGCGCAATCCTCTTATACAGAAGGAGATCGTCGACCTGCTTGAGAAGCGTGACGGGTTGGTCGGCGGTATCTGCAACGGGTTTCAGGCGTTGGTGCAGCTCGGCCTTCTGCCGCACGGCCGTATCACGACAATTGGAGAACACGATCCTTTGCTCGATTACAACCGAGCGGGCAGGCATATCTCGACGGTGGTGAGGACGCGGGTCAGTTCAACGCTTTCGCCGTGGTTCAGCGAGTACGAGGTGGGGCAGGTTCATCGGCTTCCGATCAGTCACGGCGAAGGCCGTTTCACCGCCGATGCCGATACCCTGAACGCGTTGGCGGAGGCCGGGCAGATAGCAAGCCAGTATGTGGATGAGCACAATGTTGCAGCCCCGTTCTCGGTCGACAATCCCAACGGGTCGCTGTATGCAGTGGAGGCCCTGAGTTCTGTAGATGGGAAGGTCTTCGGACGGATGGCACATAGCGAGCGAGCCGTCAGCGAGCTCTACCGCAATGCGCCTGTTTCGGCCGACTTTGGACTCTTCAAAGGGGCTGCAAACTACGTTCGGTGA
- the purD gene encoding phosphoribosylamine--glycine ligase yields MRILIIGSGGREHALAKALSKPQHVHELFAIGRNAGMQSLCSMADISMSDHAAIAAYALSQQIELAVVGPDEPLVNGLADAFRSHGIPCFGPSKEAARIEGSKAFSKAFMQRHHIPTPAYRVFSDCDQAYSYLVDCELPVVVKADGLALGKGVVIAFDRETAFKAVKQMMVDDQFGASGKTVVIEAYASGPEVSLLVFSDGVNAKAMVSAMDHKRAYDGDAGPNTGGMGAIAPNPWYTEEIAALCEKTIIEPTLQGLREEGIPFTGCLFFGLMLTQAGPVVIEYNCRFGDPETEAVLSLLQSDIADILVSCTNQTLDQVEVCFSSGYACSIALASGGYPLSYETGKQITIGRLVDGVEVLHAGTAIDESGNLVTSGGRVLHVIARADTLDSAVEQAYRAVDSISFAGMHYRKDIGKRALLKERGDGSSILGTTQTRISQC; encoded by the coding sequence ATGCGTATCCTCATCATCGGCAGTGGAGGTCGTGAACACGCCTTGGCGAAGGCACTGAGCAAGCCGCAGCACGTCCATGAGCTGTTTGCAATCGGAAGGAATGCAGGGATGCAGAGCCTGTGCAGCATGGCCGATATCAGCATGTCCGACCATGCGGCCATCGCAGCATACGCCTTGAGTCAGCAGATCGAGCTTGCAGTCGTCGGACCCGATGAACCGTTGGTCAACGGATTGGCCGATGCATTCAGATCTCACGGCATCCCTTGTTTCGGCCCCTCCAAGGAGGCGGCCAGGATTGAGGGCAGCAAGGCCTTTTCAAAAGCCTTTATGCAACGCCACCATATTCCCACACCTGCCTACCGGGTGTTCAGCGACTGCGACCAAGCATATTCCTATCTTGTTGACTGCGAATTACCGGTTGTTGTGAAGGCAGACGGCCTTGCCTTGGGCAAGGGGGTGGTCATTGCATTCGATCGCGAAACAGCCTTCAAGGCTGTGAAACAGATGATGGTCGACGACCAATTCGGTGCGAGCGGGAAAACGGTGGTCATCGAAGCGTATGCAAGCGGTCCTGAAGTCTCTCTTTTGGTTTTCAGCGACGGAGTTAATGCCAAGGCAATGGTCAGCGCCATGGATCACAAACGTGCCTATGACGGTGATGCAGGGCCGAATACCGGCGGTATGGGGGCGATCGCGCCAAACCCTTGGTACACTGAGGAGATTGCCGCGTTGTGTGAGAAGACCATCATCGAGCCTACCTTGCAGGGGCTTCGTGAGGAGGGCATTCCCTTTACCGGCTGTCTCTTTTTCGGTCTTATGCTCACCCAGGCAGGGCCGGTGGTCATCGAGTACAACTGCCGCTTCGGCGATCCTGAAACCGAGGCTGTGCTCAGCCTTCTTCAAAGCGACATCGCAGACATTCTAGTCAGTTGTACGAACCAGACACTTGATCAGGTGGAGGTGTGTTTTTCAAGCGGCTATGCCTGCAGCATCGCCTTGGCAAGCGGCGGGTATCCGCTCTCCTATGAGACGGGAAAGCAGATCACCATAGGCCGCCTGGTTGACGGCGTTGAGGTGCTGCATGCCGGCACTGCCATCGATGAGAGCGGGAATCTGGTTACCAGCGGGGGCAGGGTGCTGCATGTAATCGCCCGCGCAGACACCCTTGATTCGGCCGTCGAGCAGGCCTATCGTGCCGTTGACTCGATTTCATTTGCAGGAATGCACTATCGCAAGGACATCGGAAAGAGAGCCTTGCTCAAGGAGAGAGGTGATGGTTCATCGATTCTGGGTACGACGCAAACAAGGATTTCGCAGTGCTGA
- the purN gene encoding phosphoribosylglycinamide formyltransferase, which translates to MIRIAVLVSGDGSNLQALLVAQKRGENADGRIVLVIGDRRCTALERAERHDIEAVGLDRRTLGGKAFESRLLACLGQHNIDLIVLAGFLSILSCEVTERYRRRIINIHPSLIPSFCGKGYYGLRVHQAALHRGVKISGATVHLVDEVADGGPILAQQAIDVLGDDTPTSLGRRILEQVEWKLLPRTVASYCLYMERNMSLLQNLAANRYPGRGIVCGLNERGNAIIAYFITARSSHSKNRCLVAEGDTVRTKAVDESLLVDPSLIIYRAMDRLGEDVVVANGDQSDTILDGLRQGRTLQASLESRTFEPDAPNYTPRISGLFRLGQDPFYTLSILRRSDDGSCDRSYYSYTELEKGKAHLIHTYEGDGNPLPGFTGEPREVDLAGDADSIADRIWEMLDRQYRVAVCVKEINLTGTDAVFAIRQGADNGLY; encoded by the coding sequence ATGATTCGTATAGCGGTGTTGGTAAGCGGTGATGGCAGCAATCTCCAGGCTCTGCTGGTTGCCCAGAAGCGGGGGGAGAATGCTGATGGACGTATCGTTCTTGTAATCGGCGACCGCCGATGCACCGCCCTCGAGCGGGCCGAACGGCATGACATTGAGGCTGTCGGATTGGACAGACGAACGCTGGGTGGGAAAGCGTTTGAGAGCCGGTTGCTTGCATGTTTGGGACAGCACAACATCGATTTAATTGTGCTGGCAGGGTTTCTTAGCATCCTCTCCTGTGAGGTGACAGAGCGCTATCGGCGACGCATCATCAACATTCATCCCTCCCTGATACCCAGTTTCTGCGGAAAAGGGTATTATGGACTGCGTGTTCATCAAGCAGCCCTCCATCGGGGGGTGAAAATCAGCGGGGCAACCGTGCACCTGGTCGATGAAGTTGCCGACGGCGGTCCGATCCTCGCCCAACAGGCGATCGATGTACTCGGCGACGACACCCCCACATCCCTGGGGCGACGAATTTTAGAGCAGGTGGAGTGGAAACTGCTTCCAAGGACAGTGGCCTCCTACTGCCTGTACATGGAGAGAAACATGAGTCTACTACAGAACCTGGCTGCAAACAGGTACCCCGGCAGGGGAATTGTATGCGGTTTGAATGAGAGAGGAAATGCAATCATCGCCTACTTCATTACAGCGCGTAGCAGTCACAGCAAGAATCGCTGTCTGGTGGCCGAAGGCGATACGGTGCGAACAAAGGCCGTCGATGAGAGCCTTCTTGTCGATCCCTCGCTGATCATCTACCGTGCAATGGACAGGCTGGGTGAAGATGTAGTGGTGGCAAACGGCGATCAGAGCGATACAATTCTGGATGGCTTGAGACAGGGAAGGACCCTGCAGGCCTCCCTTGAAAGCCGCACGTTCGAGCCTGATGCGCCCAACTACACCCCCCGCATCAGCGGTCTCTTTCGCCTTGGGCAAGATCCTTTCTACACACTGTCCATTCTCAGGCGTTCAGACGATGGAAGCTGCGATCGTTCTTATTACTCCTATACAGAGTTGGAAAAGGGAAAAGCCCATCTTATACACACCTACGAAGGGGACGGCAACCCGCTCCCCGGTTTCACAGGAGAGCCGAGGGAGGTGGATCTGGCCGGTGATGCCGACTCGATAGCCGACCGAATATGGGAGATGCTTGACAGGCAGTATCGTGTGGCCGTGTGTGTCAAGGAGATCAATCTGACAGGCACTGATGCAGTGTTTGCAATCAGACAAGGAGCGGATAATGGATTGTATTGA
- the purC gene encoding phosphoribosylaminoimidazolesuccinocarboxamide synthase, whose translation MQKLSMLYEGKAKRVYETDIKGVYIVSYKDDATAFNGKKRGSISGKGAINNQITNHLMQLLAKEGIPTHFVQQLSETETAVKAVRIIPLEVIVRSIAAGSLSQRLGLEEGTRLASTVLEFCYKRDDLGDPLVNSSHIKALGLATEEELELIKRYSLAVNDILSDYLAKVGIALIDFKLEFGVTEDGMLVLADEISPDTCRFWDVKTGRKLDKDRFRRDLGDVEEAYHEVMQRLLGRS comes from the coding sequence ATGCAAAAGCTGTCCATGCTTTACGAAGGAAAGGCGAAACGGGTGTATGAAACCGACATCAAGGGTGTCTATATTGTTTCATACAAGGATGATGCTACTGCGTTCAACGGTAAGAAGAGAGGCTCGATTTCTGGAAAAGGAGCTATCAACAACCAGATTACCAACCATCTGATGCAACTGCTTGCCAAAGAAGGCATCCCGACGCATTTCGTCCAGCAGCTCTCAGAGACGGAAACGGCAGTGAAGGCGGTACGCATAATTCCCTTGGAAGTAATCGTACGTTCTATTGCCGCAGGTTCGTTGTCCCAGCGACTGGGTCTTGAAGAAGGCACCAGACTGGCAAGTACCGTCCTTGAATTCTGCTACAAGCGTGACGATCTGGGGGACCCCTTGGTGAACTCCAGTCATATCAAGGCCCTCGGTCTTGCCACCGAAGAGGAGCTTGAACTCATCAAGCGCTACAGCCTTGCAGTCAACGACATCCTCAGCGACTACCTTGCAAAGGTAGGCATCGCCTTGATCGACTTCAAGCTGGAGTTCGGGGTCACCGAAGACGGAATGCTGGTTCTCGCCGATGAGATCAGCCCTGATACCTGCCGGTTCTGGGATGTCAAGACAGGCAGGAAGCTCGATAAGGATCGATTCCGTCGGGATTTGGGGGATGTTGAAGAGGCGTATCACGAAGTGATGCAACGCCTTCTGGGGAGAAGCTGA
- the purM gene encoding phosphoribosylformylglycinamidine cyclo-ligase, giving the protein MHNDSYSTRYEEAGVDIRRGYQAVELMKKHVASTYTRGVISDLGGFGGLFELDVKETPNPVLVCGTDGVGTKLKLAFALDRHDTIGIDCVAMCVNDVICCGAKPQVFLDYIALGRLEPEKVEQIVKGVAQGCKEAGCALIGGETAEMPGLYQEGEYDLAGFCTALVDKSKVFNNAGIAEGDVLIALPSSGVHSNGFSLVRHIFNVDDKPEILKVFYPELGMTLGQALLEPTRIYVKEVLELARHITVKGASHITGGGFYENIPRSLPEGLGARIRRSDVRVLSIFKLLQRTGSVSEHDMFNTFNMGVGMVLTVGKEDAAAALALLEGSYHLGEVVANDKACELV; this is encoded by the coding sequence ATGCACAATGACAGTTACAGCACACGGTATGAAGAAGCCGGGGTGGACATCAGGCGCGGTTATCAAGCGGTTGAACTGATGAAAAAGCATGTTGCATCCACCTATACACGTGGTGTCATCTCCGATCTGGGAGGCTTCGGCGGTCTGTTTGAGCTGGATGTGAAAGAGACCCCCAATCCGGTGTTGGTGTGCGGAACCGACGGGGTTGGCACAAAACTCAAGCTTGCATTCGCTCTTGACCGTCACGATACCATCGGCATCGACTGCGTGGCCATGTGTGTCAACGATGTCATCTGCTGCGGCGCCAAGCCTCAAGTCTTCCTGGACTACATCGCCCTGGGTCGCTTGGAACCTGAAAAAGTCGAGCAAATCGTCAAAGGTGTCGCCCAAGGTTGCAAAGAGGCAGGGTGCGCCCTCATCGGGGGTGAGACCGCTGAAATGCCCGGCTTGTATCAGGAAGGGGAGTACGACTTGGCGGGTTTTTGTACCGCTTTGGTCGACAAAAGCAAGGTGTTCAACAATGCAGGCATAGCCGAAGGCGATGTCTTGATCGCCCTTCCCTCAAGCGGGGTGCACTCCAATGGATTTTCCTTGGTCAGGCATATCTTCAACGTGGACGACAAACCTGAAATCCTGAAGGTGTTCTACCCGGAACTGGGGATGACCCTCGGCCAGGCTTTGCTGGAGCCCACCCGCATCTATGTCAAAGAAGTGCTTGAGCTTGCCCGGCACATTACCGTCAAGGGGGCGTCGCACATCACAGGCGGCGGGTTCTATGAGAATATTCCCCGTTCCCTCCCTGAAGGCCTTGGCGCCAGGATACGGAGAAGCGATGTACGGGTACTGTCGATCTTCAAACTGCTTCAGCGTACCGGTTCAGTCAGCGAGCACGACATGTTCAATACCTTCAACATGGGGGTGGGGATGGTCCTTACCGTAGGTAAAGAGGATGCCGCAGCCGCCTTGGCCCTGCTTGAAGGCTCCTATCACCTGGGTGAGGTGGTGGCAAACGACAAGGCGTGTGAGCTGGTATGA